In Campylobacter mucosalis, a single window of DNA contains:
- the hisC gene encoding histidinol-phosphate transaminase has translation MFNKKLENLKNYEAGKPIELVVREYGIDAKDVIKLASNENPFGTSVLVEQALKNASNKAHLYPDDSYFELKEALAAKFNVTPKNLIIGQGSDQIIEFIAHAVLNETNAILTAGVTFAMYDIYAKHAGASVIKTPSASHNLSQMLELYKVNKDKIAAIFLCLPNNPLGECLDVSEVYDFMREISPKTLIVIDGAYNDFAKFKDAKKAIDPSDLIRNFKNAIFLATFSKSYGLGGMRVGYGIADESIINELGKLRPPFNITTLSLKAATIALSDAEFVDKTLKNNFEQMTRYENFAKDHGIEFLPSYTNFIVFKFNTQNSSQISQELLKKGIIVRDMQGYGLNAIRITIGTATQNDKLFEKLDEILK, from the coding sequence ATGTTTAATAAAAAGCTAGAAAACCTAAAAAACTACGAGGCCGGAAAACCAATCGAGCTAGTCGTTCGTGAATATGGCATAGACGCAAAAGATGTCATAAAGTTAGCAAGTAACGAAAATCCATTTGGCACAAGTGTGCTGGTTGAGCAAGCCCTAAAAAACGCTTCAAACAAGGCTCATCTTTACCCAGATGATAGCTATTTTGAGCTAAAAGAGGCTTTGGCTGCCAAATTTAACGTAACGCCAAAAAATTTAATAATAGGGCAAGGTAGCGATCAGATTATCGAGTTTATTGCTCACGCTGTTTTAAATGAAACGAATGCCATTTTAACGGCTGGAGTGACATTTGCGATGTATGATATTTACGCTAAACACGCTGGTGCTAGTGTCATAAAAACGCCGTCTGCTTCGCATAATTTAAGCCAAATGCTTGAGCTTTACAAAGTAAATAAAGATAAAATCGCAGCCATATTTTTATGCTTACCAAATAATCCGCTTGGCGAGTGTTTAGATGTTAGTGAAGTTTATGATTTTATGCGTGAAATTTCGCCCAAAACTCTAATCGTAATTGACGGAGCTTATAATGATTTTGCAAAATTTAAGGATGCAAAAAAGGCGATAGACCCAAGTGATTTGATCAGAAATTTTAAAAACGCAATCTTTTTAGCGACGTTTTCTAAATCTTACGGACTTGGCGGAATGCGTGTTGGATACGGCATTGCTGATGAGTCTATTATAAATGAACTTGGCAAACTTCGCCCTCCGTTTAACATCACTACACTTAGCTTAAAAGCTGCAACAATCGCACTTAGTGACGCAGAATTTGTAGATAAAACGCTAAAAAATAACTTTGAGCAGATGACTAGGTATGAAAATTTTGCAAAAGATCATGGCATAGAATTTCTGCCAAGCTATACAAATTTCATTGTTTTTAAATTTAATACGCAAAATTCTAGTCAAATATCGCAAGAGTTGCTAAAAAAGGGTATAATTGTGCGAGATATGCAAGGCTATGGATTAAATGCGATACGAATCACCATAGGCACAGCAACGCAAAATGATAAATTGTTTGAAAAATTAGATGAAATTTTAAAGTAA
- the fliF gene encoding flagellar basal-body MS-ring/collar protein FliF, with protein sequence MDFKALLHQIAGLYQKLSLKQRIVIASSVVVVVGFLVFISIYKSSKGDSYAGYSVLFENISPNDSALIIDQLKKDGVSYKLANEGTILVPTADVYKERISVATLGIPKESKVGFEIFDKQEFGATDEEQRVKYQRALEGELARTIESLAPIAKAGVRIAIPKETVFTERKVPPTASIVVDLKPGTSLNQKQIFGIKNLVAASVTGLAFENVKIVSSDGISLGDDDGGFDSEIIAQQIRYKREFENSYEQKIINVLSPIVGGAERVVAKVNIDFDFDKKDSQSEVYDPNNVVRSESNIEEKRQGSQPNDIGGVPGAVSNIGPVEGISDNKLVEQYNKSSQQTNYEISKKVTNIKGQFATINRVSAAVVVDGSYQYKKDENGNPTSEMEFVPLSDAQKASITNLIKQAIGFNATRGDEVSVDNFEFKLADTTTPSDKVNNIVQTYVLPFIPILKYVFAAILLYLFYKKVIIVFMQKMLEDAKDEEEERLPDLEELEIDDEDSLEKFKAAKKKVEDQLGLTGEFNEDELKYDVLIEKMRGIIQERGEEISNLLQDIIRNDTDFNIRKDS encoded by the coding sequence ATGGATTTTAAGGCACTACTTCATCAGATAGCTGGACTTTATCAAAAGCTCTCACTAAAGCAAAGGATTGTTATTGCTAGTTCGGTTGTCGTAGTTGTTGGTTTTTTGGTGTTTATTAGCATATATAAAAGCTCAAAAGGCGATAGCTACGCAGGTTATAGTGTTTTATTTGAAAATATCAGTCCAAACGATAGTGCATTAATCATAGATCAACTTAAAAAAGATGGCGTTAGCTACAAACTCGCAAATGAAGGCACGATTCTTGTGCCAACCGCCGATGTTTATAAAGAGCGTATATCGGTAGCAACTTTGGGAATTCCAAAAGAGAGTAAGGTTGGTTTTGAAATTTTTGATAAACAGGAATTTGGGGCTACCGATGAGGAACAGAGGGTAAAATATCAGCGTGCATTAGAGGGAGAGCTTGCAAGGACTATCGAGAGTCTTGCACCTATTGCTAAGGCTGGTGTTCGTATAGCTATACCAAAAGAGACGGTTTTTACAGAGAGAAAAGTCCCGCCGACAGCCTCTATCGTAGTGGATTTAAAGCCAGGCACCAGTCTAAATCAAAAGCAAATTTTTGGTATTAAAAATTTAGTCGCAGCCTCTGTGACTGGACTTGCCTTTGAAAATGTAAAAATAGTAAGCAGTGACGGTATCTCTCTTGGCGATGATGACGGCGGTTTTGATAGCGAGATAATAGCTCAACAAATAAGATACAAACGAGAATTTGAGAACAGCTACGAGCAAAAAATCATAAATGTTTTAAGTCCGATTGTCGGTGGAGCTGAGCGAGTTGTTGCAAAGGTTAATATAGATTTTGACTTTGATAAAAAGGATAGCCAAAGCGAAGTTTATGACCCAAATAACGTTGTTAGAAGTGAGAGCAATATCGAAGAAAAACGACAAGGAAGCCAGCCAAATGACATAGGCGGTGTGCCTGGAGCCGTTAGCAACATAGGACCAGTAGAAGGCATTAGCGATAATAAGCTAGTCGAGCAGTATAATAAAAGCTCACAGCAGACAAACTATGAAATTTCAAAAAAGGTAACAAACATCAAAGGTCAGTTTGCGACCATAAACCGAGTAAGTGCCGCTGTTGTAGTTGATGGAAGCTATCAGTATAAAAAAGATGAGAACGGAAATCCTACTTCAGAAATGGAGTTTGTGCCCTTATCTGACGCACAAAAGGCTTCTATTACAAATTTGATAAAACAGGCAATTGGCTTTAATGCAACTCGTGGCGATGAGGTTAGCGTTGATAACTTTGAGTTTAAGTTAGCCGACACGACCACTCCTTCAGATAAGGTAAATAACATTGTTCAAACCTATGTCTTGCCGTTTATACCTATTTTGAAGTATGTTTTTGCTGCTATTTTGCTCTATCTGTTCTACAAAAAGGTCATCATCGTCTTTATGCAAAAAATGCTTGAAGATGCAAAAGATGAAGAAGAGGAGCGCTTGCCTGACCTTGAGGAGCTTGAGATAGATGACGAGGATAGCCTAGAGAAATTTAAGGCTGCTAAGAAAAAGGTTGAAGATCAGCTTGGACTTACTGGTGAGTTTAACGAGGATGAGCTAAAATACGATGTATTGATTGAAAAAATGAGAGGTATAATCCAAGAGCGAGGCGAGGAAATTTCAAACCTTTTACAAGACATTATCAGAAATGATACTGACTTTAATATACGTAAGGATAGCTAG
- the fliG gene encoding flagellar motor switch protein FliG, whose product MPEKIAILLIQLGEESTSLLFSHMDIDVITDISGYIATAKNIDRQVASAILEEFYALMQSNQYVKSGSLEYAKEILYKTFPPDEAQKILDRLAKSMENNKSFGYLNKIKPQQLADFIVKEHPQTIALILAHMDATGAAETLGYFPDDLRSDVVIRMANLGDISPSVIKRVSAVLETKLESLTSYKVEVGGPRAVAEMLNRLGQKASKSTIEYIEKADNKLATTIKELMFTFEDINTLNNTAIREILKNVDKKDLMVALKGSGDALKDKFLGNMSQRAAEAFKEEMGYLGAVRVKDVEEAQRRIVEAVQALAEQGIFQVGEADEMIE is encoded by the coding sequence ATGCCAGAAAAGATAGCTATTTTACTTATACAGCTTGGCGAAGAGTCGACAAGTTTGCTATTTTCTCACATGGATATTGATGTAATTACCGATATCTCAGGATATATCGCAACAGCAAAAAATATCGACAGACAAGTTGCGTCTGCAATTTTAGAGGAATTTTACGCTCTAATGCAGTCAAACCAGTATGTAAAAAGCGGTTCTTTGGAGTATGCAAAAGAAATTTTATACAAAACCTTCCCGCCAGATGAGGCGCAAAAAATTCTTGACCGCCTTGCAAAAAGTATGGAAAATAACAAATCATTTGGCTATCTTAATAAGATTAAACCGCAACAACTTGCCGATTTTATCGTAAAAGAGCACCCACAAACCATTGCTCTTATTTTAGCCCATATGGACGCGACTGGTGCTGCTGAAACGCTTGGATATTTTCCTGATGATTTAAGAAGCGATGTTGTTATAAGAATGGCAAATTTAGGCGACATTAGCCCGTCTGTTATCAAGCGTGTTTCGGCTGTGCTTGAGACAAAACTTGAGAGCCTTACATCTTATAAAGTTGAGGTTGGTGGTCCAAGGGCTGTTGCTGAAATGCTTAACAGGCTTGGTCAAAAGGCTTCAAAATCTACTATTGAATATATCGAAAAAGCAGATAATAAACTTGCCACAACCATTAAAGAGCTTATGTTTACATTTGAAGACATCAATACACTAAACAACACAGCCATACGTGAAATTCTAAAAAATGTCGATAAAAAAGATCTCATGGTAGCTCTAAAAGGCTCGGGCGACGCCTTAAAAGATAAATTTCTTGGCAATATGTCACAGCGTGCAGCAGAGGCATTTAAAGAGGAGATGGGCTATCTTGGTGCTGTTAGAGTTAAGGACGTTGAGGAGGCACAACGCCGTATAGTTGAAGCAGTTCAGGCACTAGCAGAGCAGGGAATTTTCCAAGTTGGCGAAGCAGATGAGATGATTGAATGA
- the fliH gene encoding flagellar assembly protein FliH encodes MKSSVITNEESSAHFIENYRFKVLGTHDHHAREEQNLSQEQDEAPLEPRQVVQQPQQVAPAPVVSSGFDASFVEELLKKTDELSGNIVKLQMQIENQEAEFNRRLEAEVLRAKDDGIAEGKAQANEQFQAEVATLNERFASSINKLSNFYNTLEEFLQKSEDELATAAIGVAKQVIVKEISSSSANVALSLSKALISELRDAKNITIRVNPIDAQFLSENFQSNDHIKIEADDAISKGGVVIISETGNIDGSIENRLEKLKSLM; translated from the coding sequence ATGAAAAGTAGCGTAATCACAAACGAAGAATCTTCGGCACATTTTATAGAAAATTATAGGTTTAAGGTTTTAGGTACTCACGATCATCACGCTAGAGAGGAGCAAAATTTAAGCCAAGAGCAAGATGAAGCACCTTTAGAGCCACGCCAGGTAGTTCAGCAACCACAACAAGTAGCACCCGCTCCAGTAGTTTCTAGCGGTTTTGATGCTAGTTTTGTTGAAGAGCTTCTTAAAAAAACCGATGAGCTAAGCGGAAATATCGTAAAACTTCAAATGCAGATAGAAAATCAAGAGGCTGAATTTAATAGACGATTAGAAGCTGAAGTTTTACGTGCCAAGGATGACGGCATTGCAGAGGGCAAGGCTCAGGCAAACGAGCAGTTTCAGGCTGAAGTCGCCACGCTAAATGAGCGTTTTGCTTCATCGATAAACAAGCTTTCAAATTTTTATAATACACTAGAGGAATTTTTACAAAAGAGCGAAGATGAGCTAGCAACAGCGGCAATAGGCGTTGCAAAACAAGTCATCGTAAAAGAGATAAGCTCTAGCTCAGCAAATGTTGCATTATCACTTTCAAAGGCGTTAATTAGCGAGTTAAGGGACGCAAAAAACATAACCATTAGAGTAAATCCGATCGACGCCCAGTTTTTATCTGAAAATTTTCAAAGCAACGACCATATAAAAATAGAAGCAGACGACGCTATTAGCAAGGGTGGAGTTGTGATTATTAGTGAGACCGGAAATATCGATGGTAGCATAGAAAATAGACTTGAAAAGCTAAAGAGTTTAATGTGA
- the dxs gene encoding 1-deoxy-D-xylulose-5-phosphate synthase, translating into MDVKNLDIKDLNGLCEKIRARILEVVSKNGGHLSSNIGAVELIVAMHYVFDVSKDPFIFDVSHQSYAHKLLTGRWENFDSLRKFGGISGFSKPKESSADYFVAGHSSTSISLAVGAAKAIGLKGEDRLPVALIGDGSMSAGMVYEALNELGDRKYPCVIILNDNEMSISKPIGAISKYLSHIMAGEAYQKFKSGVEKLLSYMPDSAAYMARRAEESIRLITPGILFEELGLEYIGPVNGHNLEDLIATFKTAKAMKKPVIVHTQTLKGKGYEKAEGHFASWHGVSPFDLESGESIKKPSPKSATQIFSEHLVKMASEHKDIVGVTAAMPTGTGMDLLIEKFPDRFWDVAIAEQHAVTSMAAMAKEGFRPFVVIYSTFMQRAFDQIIHDACILNLNITFAMDRAGIVGEDGETHQGVFDISYFNLIPNTTIFAPRCAKSLEASMEFAYAHNGVNALRYPRGAFLLSSEFEATKFQLGRGEWLVKSSSQVAFIGYGNGVGRAYAVMKAKNLDVNLIDLVFVKPLDKDLLIELAKSTKKWYIFSDSVKRGGVGEILSGFLQDNKIYNIQIYSFEYKDEFITHGQMALVEESLGLSIEQISSYILSNN; encoded by the coding sequence ATAGATGTTAAAAATTTAGATATAAAAGATTTAAATGGGCTTTGTGAAAAGATTAGGGCTAGAATTTTAGAGGTTGTTAGTAAAAATGGCGGACATCTTAGCTCAAACATCGGTGCAGTTGAGCTTATAGTGGCTATGCACTATGTTTTTGATGTTAGTAAAGATCCATTTATATTTGATGTAAGCCACCAAAGCTACGCTCACAAGCTTTTAACTGGGCGTTGGGAGAATTTTGATAGTTTGCGTAAATTTGGCGGTATTAGCGGATTTTCAAAACCAAAAGAGAGCAGTGCTGACTACTTTGTGGCAGGGCATAGCTCTACTTCTATATCTCTTGCGGTGGGTGCTGCAAAAGCGATAGGGTTAAAGGGCGAGGATCGTTTGCCAGTAGCTTTGATAGGCGATGGCTCTATGAGTGCTGGTATGGTTTATGAAGCCTTAAATGAGCTGGGGGATCGCAAATATCCTTGTGTGATTATCTTAAACGATAACGAGATGAGTATAAGTAAGCCAATAGGTGCGATTAGTAAGTATCTAAGTCACATTATGGCGGGTGAGGCGTATCAGAAATTTAAAAGTGGCGTTGAAAAACTTCTAAGCTATATGCCAGACTCAGCCGCATATATGGCACGTAGAGCAGAAGAGAGCATACGACTCATTACGCCTGGTATTTTATTTGAAGAGCTTGGGCTTGAGTATATAGGACCAGTTAATGGGCATAATTTAGAGGATTTAATAGCCACTTTTAAAACCGCAAAGGCTATGAAAAAGCCAGTTATCGTCCATACCCAAACGCTAAAAGGTAAGGGCTATGAAAAGGCAGAAGGGCATTTTGCTAGTTGGCACGGAGTGTCTCCATTTGATTTAGAGAGTGGCGAGAGCATTAAAAAACCAAGTCCAAAATCTGCAACTCAAATTTTTAGCGAACATCTAGTCAAAATGGCAAGTGAGCATAAAGATATAGTCGGTGTGACTGCTGCTATGCCAACAGGCACTGGAATGGATTTGCTTATAGAAAAATTCCCAGATAGATTTTGGGATGTTGCTATTGCCGAGCAACACGCCGTTACATCAATGGCAGCTATGGCAAAGGAGGGTTTTAGGCCGTTTGTTGTGATATATTCAACATTTATGCAACGTGCTTTTGATCAGATTATTCACGATGCTTGTATATTAAATTTAAACATTACTTTTGCGATGGATAGGGCTGGTATAGTTGGAGAGGATGGCGAAACTCATCAAGGCGTGTTTGATATTAGCTACTTCAATCTTATCCCAAACACAACCATCTTTGCGCCTCGTTGTGCTAAAAGCCTTGAAGCAAGTATGGAGTTTGCCTACGCCCATAATGGCGTAAATGCACTTCGTTATCCGCGTGGGGCGTTTTTATTAAGTAGCGAATTTGAAGCGACAAAATTTCAGTTAGGGCGTGGCGAGTGGCTTGTTAAAAGTAGCAGTCAAGTTGCATTTATAGGCTATGGAAACGGCGTTGGTAGAGCCTATGCTGTGATGAAAGCTAAAAATTTAGATGTAAATTTGATAGATTTAGTTTTTGTAAAACCACTGGATAAAGATTTGCTTATAGAACTTGCTAAAAGCACTAAAAAATGGTATATCTTTAGCGATAGCGTAAAACGTGGCGGGGTTGGTGAAATTTTATCTGGCTTTTTACAAGATAATAAAATTTATAATATACAAATCTATAGTTTTGAGTATAAAGATGAGTTTATCACTCACGGACAAATGGCTCTTGTTGAAGAGAGTTTAGGGCTTAGCATAGAGCAAATTTCTAGTTATATATTAAGTAATAATTAA
- a CDS encoding Fur family transcriptional regulator, whose amino-acid sequence MQYVSLLKQFNLKVTPQRLSVLKVLDKHTHPTIDELYEEIKKENPSISLATIYKNLNTLKDEGLVVEVNVVNQKPRYDIYEHPHIHVVCQTCGYVEDVMYEDAELGVYQEKLEKKLGNIIDNLSVVVSVKNCKHCH is encoded by the coding sequence ATGCAATACGTTTCACTTTTAAAGCAGTTTAATCTAAAAGTTACACCGCAACGCTTAAGCGTTTTAAAGGTTTTAGATAAGCATACGCACCCAACAATAGACGAACTTTACGAAGAGATAAAAAAGGAAAATCCGTCAATCTCACTAGCAACCATTTATAAAAATTTAAACACTCTAAAAGATGAGGGGTTGGTTGTTGAAGTAAATGTGGTAAATCAAAAACCACGCTATGATATATACGAGCACCCGCATATTCACGTAGTTTGCCAAACTTGCGGATACGTTGAGGACGTTATGTATGAAGACGCTGAGCTTGGAGTTTATCAAGAGAAGCTTGAGAAAAAACTGGGCAATATTATTGATAACCTAAGCGTTGTTGTTAGCGTTAAAAACTGCAAACACTGCCATTAA